A stretch of the Zeugodacus cucurbitae isolate PBARC_wt_2022May chromosome 6, idZeuCucr1.2, whole genome shotgun sequence genome encodes the following:
- the LOC105221368 gene encoding uncharacterized protein LOC105221368 isoform X5, giving the protein MTFSRKKVLTLCVCTLLALISFPGYVDCANKKGSQAAAAPPPAPIEPEAVIEEVNAKQLEKLLTDKDYVAVFWYARSCVTCDKVLAELEKIDDDTDSFGVDFVKINDKRLAKQYGIKNFPALTYFREKEPIIYDGDLMDEEGVLDFLTSLEAMDLPDRIEEVNAKILLKIIEDTDFVAVLFYKPQCRKCAKALQELENIDDEADQLGIGFVKIHDEALAEEYNLGNLPVLVYYRHQTPIIYEGELSREEDVLEWLVQNKSTGDEDDVIEDVTAKTLSTLISNIDNLVVLFYDHGNDDSMTVLEELEQIDDDCDKHGIQFVKIDDPKAAAEYGIDMIPAIVYFEKQIPNIYDGDLMAEEQILHWLVGQLEHDEIEDVTDEMLDKMVKEGRVMAVLFYDNNDKKSQKVLEELENIDDECDALGITFVKIDNPEEAIEYGINKVPKLIYFEKGIPTIYEGNLEDEEKLLKWLEEQTTSDQIEDITDEMLDLIIEKMPYVAVLYYDKDQKKSQKVLAELENIDDECDQNDIAFVKIDDDNEAKEWGIDEIPSIVFFERGIPHIYEGDLMKEDELLGWLVHQKRHSEIPEVTDEMKDKLVENTEHLAVIFYDKDDKQDIRVLNELENIDDELEKEGIVIVRIDNAAEAKEYGLDHLPALIYFENKIPALYEGDLMNEDEVLEWLIVQKRTATIEEVTDEILVDLINDHEYVVVFFTGPCEPGEKCDKTLNALESIDDELDEAGIIFVTTEDTNIAKKHNIKSYPQLVFFRNRDPLVFTGDLDDEDEVLAWITDEDTLEIPGKIEEVNTKMLDKILSENDHVVVFFYREGDKRAQKILNELENIDDECEEKDIDFVKTSDPDVDKEYDLASLPALAFYRHKFRTIYDGDLMKEEEILDWVIDLHESTADVIESVDRKTLQVLINDVEHLAVFFYDDKCETCPQILEELETIDDDTDKHGIQFVKSNDVKLAHEIGIFAFPALVYYETGVPIMYDGNIEDPQVVFKWILEQKADESIELIDRDTLNEYINTKDFLAVVFYKEDDPDAPRVLRHIELIDDEALEYGIYIVKMSDKLMAKKYGYRNPPGLTYFRKGKYINYDGDIDDEEEVLDWLTSPANMEMTDHIEKVNRKMFEKIRKSSDYLAVIFYSEECKQCPRVLAEVEHIDDEADKAGIDFVKIDDKHMAKEFGVFALPAIVFFKPSSKEPVIYAGDLYEEEQILAWLLTQKDPSGDVIEDLEGEKLVHLIEESGSIAVYFYADGCEQCTKVLEELENIDDDCDKHGITFVKTRDFSVADGYGVHEYPALVYFEGGIPNVFEGELNEEEEVLQWLITQKTEDRIELITRQMLETMVEETQYLAVYFLPTERNGKPPAYCRSFCSPASLNGSMNNTSKHASKQFIKNYISRKRKRIENQDKINCNICDQILEGLELIDDECDVFGIHMVKIQDPQLAKRYSIKTFPALVYFRNGNPLLFEGDLQNEQSVLEWLIDDDNRELADEIEEVNERMLDRLMAESTLLVVFFYEDDCTECEEILEELEEIDGEADMFGIDFVKIASIDAAKKYDVVNIPSLVYFRKQVPVLYDGDLHQHDKIITWLTSQDVFEIKNEIEEVNRKMLDKLLEENEFITVFFYEHNQQDSIAALEKLENIDSETDNLDITFVKMADSRYAKKWGVTKLPALVYFRRRFPSIYRGDLLSEDEVLEWLRKNRFRQPELNIFMYALIALAVGFLLYTAFLLQCFKPAPPPPPQHPKQS; this is encoded by the exons ATGCGCGAAGCTGCGTCACCTGTGATAAAGTATTAGCGGAACTCGAAAAAATCGACGATGACACCGATTCATTTGGTGTCGACTTCGTAAAGATTAACGACAAACGACTAGCAAAGCAATacggaataaagaattttcCAGCACTCACGTACTTCAG GGAAAAAGAACCAATTATCTATGATGGCGATCTCATGGACGAGGAGGGCGTACTCGATTTCCTTACTTCCCTTGAGGCCATGGACCTGCCAGATCGCATTGAAGAGGTTAATGCAAAGATACTTTTAAAGATTATCGAGGATACTGATTTTGTAGCTGTTCTATTCT ATAAGCCGCAATGTCGCAAATGTGCTAAGGCCTTGCAAGAACTGGAAAATATCGACGACGAAGCAGATCAATTGGGCATCGGTTTTGTCAAAATTCACGATGAAGCATTGGCCGAGGAATACAATTTGGGCAATCTTCCAGTTTTGGTCTACTATCGCCACCAGACACCAATCATATACGAAG GTGAATTGTCACGTGAGGAGGACGTCTTAGAATGGCTGGTGCAAAATAAATCGACCGGCGATGAGGATGACGTCATAGAAGATGTTACGGCTAAGACGCTATCCACACTAATCAGCAATATCGATAACCTGGTTGTATTATTCT ATGATCATGGTAATGATGATTCAATGACTGTATTGGAAGAGCTAGAACAAATTGACGACGACTGCGACAAACACGGTAttcaatttgttaaaattgACGACCCAAAAGCTGCAGCCGAATATGGAATCGACATG ATTCCGGCAATAGtttatttcgaaaaacaaattccaaatatttatgaCGGTGATCTCATGGCTGAGGAGCAGATACTGCATTGGCTGGTGGGACAATTGGAGCATGACGAAATCGAGGATGTCACCGATGAAATGCTCGATAAGATGGTGAAGGAAGGCCGCGTTATGGCAGTGTTATTCT ATGATAACAATGACAAAAAGTCACAGAAAGTACTCGAAGAGTTGGAGAATATCGACGATGAATGCGACGCATTGGGTATAACTTTTGTGAAAATCGACAATCCTGAAGAGGCCATCGAATACGGCATAAACAAAGTTCCTAAACTAATTTACTTTGAAAAAGGCATTCCAACCATTTACGAAGGCAATCTTGAGGATGAGGAGAAATTGCTGAAATGGCTCGAGGAGCAAACAACCTCCGATCAAATTGAGGATATAACCGACGAGATGTTGGATTTGATAATTGAAAAGATGCCTTATGTCGCTGTGCTCTACT ACGACAAGGACCAGAAGAAATCGCAAAAGGTGCTCGCCGAACTGGAGAATATCGACGATGAATGCGATCAGAATGACATCGCTTTCGTCAAAATTGACGACGACAATGAGGCGAAGGAATGGGGTATCGATGAAATACCCTCAATTGTCTTCTTCGAACGTGGCATACCGCATATTTACGAAGGTGATTTGATGAAAGAAGATGAACTGCTGGGCTGGCTCGTACATCAGAAGCGCCACTCGGAGATCCCCGAAGTTACCGACGAGATGAAGGATAAGTTGGTTGAAAATACTGAACATTTGGCTGTtatttttt ATGACAAAGATGATAAACAAGACATTCGCGTACTCAACGAACTTGAGAATATCGACGATGAGCTTGAAAAAGAGGGCATCGTTATTGTACGTATTGACAATGCCGCCGAAGCTAAGGAATATGGATTAGATCACTTGCCTGCGCTCATATATTTCGAGAACAAAATACCAGCGCTCTACGAGGGCGATTTGATGAATGAAGACGAAGTATTGGAATGGCTGATTGTGCAAAAACGTACCGCCACAATTGAGGAGGTCACCGATGAAATACTCGTCGACTTAATCAACGATCATGAGTATGTAGTGGTATTCTTCACCGGTCCCTGTGAGccgggtgaaaaatgcgataagACACTGAATGCATTGGAGAGCATTGACGATGAACTGGATGAGGCGGGTATCATTTTTGTCACCACCGAAGATACAAACATCGCAAAGAAGCACAACATAAAGAGTTATCCACAACTGGTATTCTTCAGAAATCGCGATCCATTAGTATTTACAGGTGATTTAGATGACGAAGACGAGGTGCTGGCATGGATCACTGATGAAGACACGCTTGAAATACCCGGTAAAATTGAGGAAGTCAACACGAAAATGTTGGATAAAATACTTTCGGAGAACGATCACGTAGTGGTATTCTTTT accGTGAGGGTGATAAGCGGGCTCAAAAGATTTTGAATGAACTGGAGAATATCGATGATGAATGCGAAGAAAAGGATATAGATTTTGTCAAAACTTCCGACCCAGATGTTGATAAGGAATACGATTTGGCTAGTCTGCCAGCATTAGCATTTTATAGACACAAGTTCCGGACGATATATGATG GTGACCTTATGAAGGAGGAAGAAATTCTAGATTGGGTCATCGACCTCCATGAATCCACAGCTGACGTTATCGAATCTGTCGATCGCAAAACATTGCAAGTCTTAATTAATGACGTTGAACACTTGGCTGTATTTTTCT ATGACGACAAATGCGAAACTTGCCCACAAATCTTGGAGGAATTGGAAACCATTGATGATGACACCGACAAACATGGTATACAATTTGTCAAATCTAATGATGTGAAGTTGGCACATGAAATTGGAATCTTTGCATTCCCCGCCTTGGTATATTACGAAACAGGCGTTCCAATCATGTATGATG GTAATATTGAGGACCCACAAGTCGTCTTCAAATGGATTTTGGAGCAAAAGGCCGATGAAAGTATCGAGCTGATAGATCGTGACACTCTGAATGAATACATTAACACCAAAGACTTTCTGGCTGTCGTCTTTT ATAAAGAGGACGATCCCGATGCGCCGCGCGTTCTTCGCCATATCGAACTGATTGACGATGAGGCGCTCGAGTACGGTATCTATATTGTCAAAATGAGCGACAAGCTAATGGCGAAGAAGTATGGCTACCGCAATCCACCTGGCTTGACATATTTCCGCAAAGGCAAATACATCAACTATGACGGCGATATCGACGATGAGGAAGAGGTATTGGATTGGCTCACCAGTCCCGCTAATATGGAAATGACCGACCACATCGAGAAAGTCAACCGCAAAATGTTTGAGAAGATACGCAAATCATCCGATTATTTGGCTGTGATCTTCT ATAGCGAGGAGTGCAAGCAATGCCCGCGGGTGCTCGCCGAGGTGGAGCACATTGATGACGAAGCCGACAAGGCGGGCATCGATTTTGTTAAGATCGACGACAAGCACATGGCAAAAGAATTTGGCGTTTTCGCGTTACCTGCAATTGTGTTCTTTAAGCCATCATCGAAAGAACCAGTTATCTACGCCG GTGATCTTTATGAAGAAGAACAAATTCTTGCTTGGTTACTCACGCAAAAGGACCCAAGCGGAGATGTTATCGAAGATCTCGAAGGCGAGAAACTGGTTCATTTGATTGAGGAATCTGGTTCGATTGCGGTGTATTTTT atGCCGACGGTTGTGAACAGTGCACCAAAGTATTGGAAGAGCTAGAGAACATTGACGACGACTGTGATAAACACGGCATTACATTTGTCAAGACTCGAGATTTCTCTGTTGCCGATGGCTACGGTGTACACGAGTACCCAGCCTTGGTGTACTTCGAGGGAGGTATTCCAAATGTATTTGAAG GTGAATTGAACGAAGAGGAAGAGGTCTTACAATGGCTAATAACGCAAAAGACTGAAGACCGCATCGAGCTAATCACCCGCCAGATGCTCGAAACTATGGTTGAAGAAACACAATACTTGGCCGTTTATTTCT TGCCCACTGAGCGCAATGGAAAACCACCCGCTTATTGCCGCAGTTTTTGTTCGCCTGCCTCTTTAAACGGAAGCATGAACAACACCTCGAAACACGCATccaaacaatttataaagaatTACATTTCACGCAAAAGAAAACGTATCGAAAATCAAG ACAAAATCAACTGCAACATTTGTGATCAAATTCTGGAGGGTCTTGAACTGATCGACGACGAGTGTGATGTCTTTGGCATTCATATGGTCAAGATACAGGATCCGCAGTTGGCAAAGCGTTATTCGATAAAGACATTCCCGGCGCTTGTGTACTTCCG AAATGGCAATCCTCTGCTTTTTGAAGGCGATTTACAAAACGAACAGTCGGTTTTGGAATGGCTAATAGATGACGACAACCGTGAATTGGCAGATGAGATTGAAGAAGTAAACGAACGTATGTTGGATCGGTTGATGGCTGAGTCTACATTACTAGTGGTGTTCTTCT ATGAAGACGATTGTACCGAGTGTGAGGAAATTCTCGAGGAGCTGGAAGAGATTGATGGTGAAGCTGACATGTTTGGCATTGACTTTGTGAAGATTGCAAGTATAGATGCGGCAAAGAAATACGATGTGGTGAATATTCCCTCACTAGTCTACTTTAG AAAACAAGTTCCTGTATTGTATGACGGTGATTTACACCAACACGACAAGATTATAACCTGGTTGACCTCCCAAgatgttttcgaaattaaaaatgaaattgaggAAGTAAATCGTAAAATGTTAGACAAACTACTTGAGGAGAACGAATTCATAACGGTTttctttt ATGAACACAACCAGCAAGACAGTATCGCCGCTTTGGAAAAACTGGAAAACATCGATAGCGAAACGGATAACCTGGACATCACATTCGTTAAGATGGCCGACTCCCGCTATGCCAAGAAATGGGGCGTTACAAAACTGCCAGCTTTGGTCTACTTCCGACGAAGGTTTCCCAGCATTTATAGAG GCGATCTTCTTTCCGAAGATGAGGTTTTGGAATGGTTGCGCAAAAATCGATTCCGTCAACCGGAACTGAATATATTCATGTATGCGCTAATCGCATTGGCTGTCGGTTTCTTATTATACACTGCCTTCCTGCTGCAATGCTTTAAGCCGgcgccaccgccgccaccgcAACATCCAAAACAGTCCTGA
- the LOC105221368 gene encoding uncharacterized protein LOC105221368 isoform X2, with product MTFSRKKVLTLCVCTLLALISFPGYVDCANKKGSQAAAAPPPAPIEPEAVIEEVNAKQLEKLLTDKDYVAVFWYARSCVTCDKVLAELEKIDDDTDSFGVDFVKINDKRLAKQYGIKNFPALTYFREKEPIIYDGDLMDEEGVLDFLTSLEAMDLPDRIEEVNAKILLKIIEDTDFVAVLFYKPQCRKCAKALQELENIDDEADQLGIGFVKIHDEALAEEYNLGNLPVLVYYRHQTPIIYEGELSREEDVLEWLVQNKSTGDEDDVIEDVTAKTLSTLISNIDNLVVLFYDHGNDDSMTVLEELEQIDDDCDKHGIQFVKIDDPKAAAEYGIDMIPAIVYFEKQIPNIYDGDLMAEEQILHWLVGQLEHDEIEDVTDEMLDKMVKEGRVMAVLFYDNNDKKSQKVLEELENIDDECDALGITFVKIDNPEEAIEYGINKVPKLIYFEKGIPTIYEGNLEDEEKLLKWLEEQTTSDQIEDITDEMLDLIIEKMPYVAVLYYDKDQKKSQKVLAELENIDDECDQNDIAFVKIDDDNEAKEWGIDEIPSIVFFERGIPHIYEGDLMKEDELLGWLVHQKRHSEIPEVTDEMKDKLVENTEHLAVIFYDKDDKQDIRVLNELENIDDELEKEGIVIVRIDNAAEAKEYGLDHLPALIYFENKIPALYEGDLMNEDEVLEWLIVQKRTATIEEVTDEILVDLINDHEYVVVFFTGPCEPGEKCDKTLNALESIDDELDEAGIIFVTTEDTNIAKKHNIKSYPQLVFFRNRDPLVFTGDLDDEDEVLAWITDEDTLEIPGKIEEVNTKMLDKILSENDHVVVFFYREGDKRAQKILNELENIDDECEEKDIDFVKTSDPDVDKEYDLASLPALAFYRHKFRTIYDGDLMKEEEILDWVIDLHESTADVIESVDRKTLQVLINDVEHLAVFFYDDKCETCPQILEELETIDDDTDKHGIQFVKSNDVKLAHEIGIFAFPALVYYETGVPIMYDGNIEDPQVVFKWILEQKADESIELIDRDTLNEYINTKDFLAVVFYKEDDPDAPRVLRHIELIDDEALEYGIYIVKMSDKLMAKKYGYRNPPGLTYFRKGKYINYDGDIDDEEEVLDWLTSPANMEMTDHIEKVNRKMFEKIRKSSDYLAVIFYSEECKQCPRVLAEVEHIDDEADKAGIDFVKIDDKHMAKEFGVFALPAIVFFKPSSKEPVIYAGDLYEEEQILAWLLTQKDPSGDVIEDLEGEKLVHLIEESGSIAVYFWNKTQCDICTSKAARKARLKKEREAQQQEGGAGAAASFGGESEAAAAEAEAVGEASASKAASPSSTAGSSKHDDDADGCEQCTKVLEELENIDDDCDKHGITFVKTRDFSVADGYGVHEYPALVYFEGGIPNVFEGELNEEEEVLQWLITQKTEDRIELITRQMLETMVEETQYLAVYFLPTERNGKPPAYCRSFCSPASLNGSMNNTSKHASKQFIKNYISRKRKRIENQDKINCNICDQILEGLELIDDECDVFGIHMVKIQDPQLAKRYSIKTFPALVYFRNGNPLLFEGDLQNEQSVLEWLIDDDNRELADEIEEVNERMLDRLMAESTLLVVFFYEDDCTECEEILEELEEIDGEADMFGIDFVKIASIDAAKKYDVVNIPSLVYFRKQVPVLYDGDLHQHDKIITWLTSQDVFEIKNEIEEVNRKMLDKLLEENEFITVFFYEHNQQDSIAALEKLENIDSETDNLDITFVKMADSRYAKKWGVTKLPALVYFRRRFPSIYRGDLLSEDEVLEWLRKNRFRQPELNIFMYALIALAVGFLLYTAFLLQCFKPAPPPPPQHPKQS from the exons ATGCGCGAAGCTGCGTCACCTGTGATAAAGTATTAGCGGAACTCGAAAAAATCGACGATGACACCGATTCATTTGGTGTCGACTTCGTAAAGATTAACGACAAACGACTAGCAAAGCAATacggaataaagaattttcCAGCACTCACGTACTTCAG GGAAAAAGAACCAATTATCTATGATGGCGATCTCATGGACGAGGAGGGCGTACTCGATTTCCTTACTTCCCTTGAGGCCATGGACCTGCCAGATCGCATTGAAGAGGTTAATGCAAAGATACTTTTAAAGATTATCGAGGATACTGATTTTGTAGCTGTTCTATTCT ATAAGCCGCAATGTCGCAAATGTGCTAAGGCCTTGCAAGAACTGGAAAATATCGACGACGAAGCAGATCAATTGGGCATCGGTTTTGTCAAAATTCACGATGAAGCATTGGCCGAGGAATACAATTTGGGCAATCTTCCAGTTTTGGTCTACTATCGCCACCAGACACCAATCATATACGAAG GTGAATTGTCACGTGAGGAGGACGTCTTAGAATGGCTGGTGCAAAATAAATCGACCGGCGATGAGGATGACGTCATAGAAGATGTTACGGCTAAGACGCTATCCACACTAATCAGCAATATCGATAACCTGGTTGTATTATTCT ATGATCATGGTAATGATGATTCAATGACTGTATTGGAAGAGCTAGAACAAATTGACGACGACTGCGACAAACACGGTAttcaatttgttaaaattgACGACCCAAAAGCTGCAGCCGAATATGGAATCGACATG ATTCCGGCAATAGtttatttcgaaaaacaaattccaaatatttatgaCGGTGATCTCATGGCTGAGGAGCAGATACTGCATTGGCTGGTGGGACAATTGGAGCATGACGAAATCGAGGATGTCACCGATGAAATGCTCGATAAGATGGTGAAGGAAGGCCGCGTTATGGCAGTGTTATTCT ATGATAACAATGACAAAAAGTCACAGAAAGTACTCGAAGAGTTGGAGAATATCGACGATGAATGCGACGCATTGGGTATAACTTTTGTGAAAATCGACAATCCTGAAGAGGCCATCGAATACGGCATAAACAAAGTTCCTAAACTAATTTACTTTGAAAAAGGCATTCCAACCATTTACGAAGGCAATCTTGAGGATGAGGAGAAATTGCTGAAATGGCTCGAGGAGCAAACAACCTCCGATCAAATTGAGGATATAACCGACGAGATGTTGGATTTGATAATTGAAAAGATGCCTTATGTCGCTGTGCTCTACT ACGACAAGGACCAGAAGAAATCGCAAAAGGTGCTCGCCGAACTGGAGAATATCGACGATGAATGCGATCAGAATGACATCGCTTTCGTCAAAATTGACGACGACAATGAGGCGAAGGAATGGGGTATCGATGAAATACCCTCAATTGTCTTCTTCGAACGTGGCATACCGCATATTTACGAAGGTGATTTGATGAAAGAAGATGAACTGCTGGGCTGGCTCGTACATCAGAAGCGCCACTCGGAGATCCCCGAAGTTACCGACGAGATGAAGGATAAGTTGGTTGAAAATACTGAACATTTGGCTGTtatttttt ATGACAAAGATGATAAACAAGACATTCGCGTACTCAACGAACTTGAGAATATCGACGATGAGCTTGAAAAAGAGGGCATCGTTATTGTACGTATTGACAATGCCGCCGAAGCTAAGGAATATGGATTAGATCACTTGCCTGCGCTCATATATTTCGAGAACAAAATACCAGCGCTCTACGAGGGCGATTTGATGAATGAAGACGAAGTATTGGAATGGCTGATTGTGCAAAAACGTACCGCCACAATTGAGGAGGTCACCGATGAAATACTCGTCGACTTAATCAACGATCATGAGTATGTAGTGGTATTCTTCACCGGTCCCTGTGAGccgggtgaaaaatgcgataagACACTGAATGCATTGGAGAGCATTGACGATGAACTGGATGAGGCGGGTATCATTTTTGTCACCACCGAAGATACAAACATCGCAAAGAAGCACAACATAAAGAGTTATCCACAACTGGTATTCTTCAGAAATCGCGATCCATTAGTATTTACAGGTGATTTAGATGACGAAGACGAGGTGCTGGCATGGATCACTGATGAAGACACGCTTGAAATACCCGGTAAAATTGAGGAAGTCAACACGAAAATGTTGGATAAAATACTTTCGGAGAACGATCACGTAGTGGTATTCTTTT accGTGAGGGTGATAAGCGGGCTCAAAAGATTTTGAATGAACTGGAGAATATCGATGATGAATGCGAAGAAAAGGATATAGATTTTGTCAAAACTTCCGACCCAGATGTTGATAAGGAATACGATTTGGCTAGTCTGCCAGCATTAGCATTTTATAGACACAAGTTCCGGACGATATATGATG GTGACCTTATGAAGGAGGAAGAAATTCTAGATTGGGTCATCGACCTCCATGAATCCACAGCTGACGTTATCGAATCTGTCGATCGCAAAACATTGCAAGTCTTAATTAATGACGTTGAACACTTGGCTGTATTTTTCT ATGACGACAAATGCGAAACTTGCCCACAAATCTTGGAGGAATTGGAAACCATTGATGATGACACCGACAAACATGGTATACAATTTGTCAAATCTAATGATGTGAAGTTGGCACATGAAATTGGAATCTTTGCATTCCCCGCCTTGGTATATTACGAAACAGGCGTTCCAATCATGTATGATG GTAATATTGAGGACCCACAAGTCGTCTTCAAATGGATTTTGGAGCAAAAGGCCGATGAAAGTATCGAGCTGATAGATCGTGACACTCTGAATGAATACATTAACACCAAAGACTTTCTGGCTGTCGTCTTTT ATAAAGAGGACGATCCCGATGCGCCGCGCGTTCTTCGCCATATCGAACTGATTGACGATGAGGCGCTCGAGTACGGTATCTATATTGTCAAAATGAGCGACAAGCTAATGGCGAAGAAGTATGGCTACCGCAATCCACCTGGCTTGACATATTTCCGCAAAGGCAAATACATCAACTATGACGGCGATATCGACGATGAGGAAGAGGTATTGGATTGGCTCACCAGTCCCGCTAATATGGAAATGACCGACCACATCGAGAAAGTCAACCGCAAAATGTTTGAGAAGATACGCAAATCATCCGATTATTTGGCTGTGATCTTCT ATAGCGAGGAGTGCAAGCAATGCCCGCGGGTGCTCGCCGAGGTGGAGCACATTGATGACGAAGCCGACAAGGCGGGCATCGATTTTGTTAAGATCGACGACAAGCACATGGCAAAAGAATTTGGCGTTTTCGCGTTACCTGCAATTGTGTTCTTTAAGCCATCATCGAAAGAACCAGTTATCTACGCCG GTGATCTTTATGAAGAAGAACAAATTCTTGCTTGGTTACTCACGCAAAAGGACCCAAGCGGAGATGTTATCGAAGATCTCGAAGGCGAGAAACTGGTTCATTTGATTGAGGAATCTGGTTCGATTGCGGTGTATTTTT GGAACAAAACGCAGTGTGACATTTGCACTTCAAAGGCAGCACGTAAGGCAAGACTAAAGAAGGAACGCGAGGCGCAACAGCAGGAGGGTGGTGCGGGAGCAGCAGCATCTTTCGGTGGAGAGAGTGAAGCAGCTGCAGCCGAAGCAGAAGCGGTGGGAGAAGCTAGTGCGTCCAAGGCAGCGTCTCCATCCTCCACCGCTGGCAGCAGCAAGCACGACGATG atGCCGACGGTTGTGAACAGTGCACCAAAGTATTGGAAGAGCTAGAGAACATTGACGACGACTGTGATAAACACGGCATTACATTTGTCAAGACTCGAGATTTCTCTGTTGCCGATGGCTACGGTGTACACGAGTACCCAGCCTTGGTGTACTTCGAGGGAGGTATTCCAAATGTATTTGAAG GTGAATTGAACGAAGAGGAAGAGGTCTTACAATGGCTAATAACGCAAAAGACTGAAGACCGCATCGAGCTAATCACCCGCCAGATGCTCGAAACTATGGTTGAAGAAACACAATACTTGGCCGTTTATTTCT TGCCCACTGAGCGCAATGGAAAACCACCCGCTTATTGCCGCAGTTTTTGTTCGCCTGCCTCTTTAAACGGAAGCATGAACAACACCTCGAAACACGCATccaaacaatttataaagaatTACATTTCACGCAAAAGAAAACGTATCGAAAATCAAG ACAAAATCAACTGCAACATTTGTGATCAAATTCTGGAGGGTCTTGAACTGATCGACGACGAGTGTGATGTCTTTGGCATTCATATGGTCAAGATACAGGATCCGCAGTTGGCAAAGCGTTATTCGATAAAGACATTCCCGGCGCTTGTGTACTTCCG AAATGGCAATCCTCTGCTTTTTGAAGGCGATTTACAAAACGAACAGTCGGTTTTGGAATGGCTAATAGATGACGACAACCGTGAATTGGCAGATGAGATTGAAGAAGTAAACGAACGTATGTTGGATCGGTTGATGGCTGAGTCTACATTACTAGTGGTGTTCTTCT ATGAAGACGATTGTACCGAGTGTGAGGAAATTCTCGAGGAGCTGGAAGAGATTGATGGTGAAGCTGACATGTTTGGCATTGACTTTGTGAAGATTGCAAGTATAGATGCGGCAAAGAAATACGATGTGGTGAATATTCCCTCACTAGTCTACTTTAG AAAACAAGTTCCTGTATTGTATGACGGTGATTTACACCAACACGACAAGATTATAACCTGGTTGACCTCCCAAgatgttttcgaaattaaaaatgaaattgaggAAGTAAATCGTAAAATGTTAGACAAACTACTTGAGGAGAACGAATTCATAACGGTTttctttt ATGAACACAACCAGCAAGACAGTATCGCCGCTTTGGAAAAACTGGAAAACATCGATAGCGAAACGGATAACCTGGACATCACATTCGTTAAGATGGCCGACTCCCGCTATGCCAAGAAATGGGGCGTTACAAAACTGCCAGCTTTGGTCTACTTCCGACGAAGGTTTCCCAGCATTTATAGAG GCGATCTTCTTTCCGAAGATGAGGTTTTGGAATGGTTGCGCAAAAATCGATTCCGTCAACCGGAACTGAATATATTCATGTATGCGCTAATCGCATTGGCTGTCGGTTTCTTATTATACACTGCCTTCCTGCTGCAATGCTTTAAGCCGgcgccaccgccgccaccgcAACATCCAAAACAGTCCTGA